The following nucleotide sequence is from Saccharothrix texasensis.
GTTCCAGGCGGGCGGCATCGAAACGCCGAACGCCGGCCCCACCGAGACGGTGCGGGACGTGGTCGCCAGGTTCCGCGAGAGCGGCGCCCGGGTCGCGTGCCTGTGCGGCAGCGACGCCGGCTACGCCGAACTGGCCGCGCCGGTGGCGCGCGCGCTGCGCGAAGCGGGCGCGGAGCGGATCCTGCTGGCCGGGAAGGCCTCCGCGTCCTCCGACGCGGGCGCGGAAGTCGACGAGCACGTCTTCACCGGCTGCCCGGCGCTGGACGTGCTCGAGCGCACGTTCGAATCCCTTGGAGTCCAGCGATGATCCCGAACTTCGCCGACGTCGAGCTGGGCGAGCCCGCCACCACCGCCGACGCCGCGCGGTGGCACGCCGCGCTCCAGGAGGCGACGGGCAAGGGCGCGGACGCGTTGGCGTGGGAGACCCCCGAGGGCATCGGCGTCAAACCCGTCTACACGGCCGCCGACACCGAGGGCCTCGACTTCCTCGAGACCTACCCGGGCATCGCGCCGTTCCTGCGCGGCCCCTACCCGACGATGTACGTCAACCAGCCGTGGACCATCCGGCAGTACGCCGGGTTCTCCACCGCCGAGGAGTCCAACGCCTTCTACCGCCGCAACCTCGCGGCCGGCCAGAAGGGGCTCTCCGTCGCGTTCGACCTGGCCACCCACCGCGGCTACGACTCCGACCACCCCCGCGTGGCGGGCGACGTCGGCATGGCGGGCGTGGCCATCGACTCGATCTACGACATGCGGCAGCTGTTCGACGGCATCCCGCTGGACCGGATGAGCGTGTCGATGACCATGAACGGCGCGGTGCTGCCGATCCTGGCGCTGTACGTCGTCGCCGCCGAGGAGCAGGGGGTGGCGCCCGAGCAGCTCGCCGGGACCATCCAGAACGACATCCTCAAGGAGTTCATGGTCCGCAACACCTACATCTACCCGCCGAAGCCGTCCATGCGGATCATCTCGGACATCTTCGCGTTCACCTCGCGGCGGATGCCGAAGTTCAACTCGATCTCCATCTCCGGCTACCACATGCAGGAAGCCGGCGCGACGGCCGACCTGGAGCTGGCCTACACGCTCGCGGACGGCGTGGAGTACCTGCGGGCGGGCCGCGACGCGGGGCTGGACATCGACGCGTTCGCGCCCCGGCTGTCGTTCTTCTGGGCGGTCGGCATGAACTTCTTCATGGAAGTCGCCAAGATGCGCGCCGCCCGGCTGCTGTGGGCGAAGCTCGTGAAGGGCTTCGACCCCAAGTCGCCGAAGTCGCTGTCGCTGCGCACGCACTGCCAGACGTCCGGCTGGTCGCTCACCGCGCAGGACGTGTTCAACAACGTCGCCCGCACGTGCGTCGAGGCGATGGCCGCCACCCAGGGGCACACGCAGTCGTTGCACACCAACGCGCTGGACGAGGCGCTGGCCCTGCCCACGGACTTCTCCGCGCGCATCGCCCGCAACACCCAGCTGCTGCTCCAGCAGGAGTCCGGCACGACGCGGGTGATCGACCCGTGGGGCGGCAGCGCGTTCGTGGAACGCCTCACGCACGACCTGGCGCGCCGCGCGTGGTCGCACATCACCGAGGTCGAGGCCGCGGGCGGGATGGCGCAGGCCATCGACGCGGGCATCCCCAAGCTGCGCATCGAGGAGGCCGCCGCGCGCACCCAGGCGCGCATCGACTCCGGCCGGCAGCCGGTGATCGGCGTCAACAAGTACCAGGTCGAGTTCGACGAGAAGATCGACGTGCTCAAGGTCGACAACGCCGGGGTGCGCGCCCAGCAGCTGGCGAAGCTGGCCCGGTTGCGCGCAGAGCGCGACCAGTCCGGTGTGGACTCCGCGCTGACCGCGCTGACCGACGCGGCGGGCTCGGACGGCAACCTGCTGGAGCTGGCCATCGCCGCGGCCCGCGCCAAGGCCACCGTCGGCGAGATCTCCGAGGCGCTGGGCAAGGTGTGGGGCAGGCACTCCGCGCAGATCCGCACCATCACCGGGGTGTACCGGGAGGAGGCCGGCTCGGTGTCCGACGTAGAGGCGACGCGCGAGGTGGTGGAGGCGTTCGCCGAGGCCGAGGGCCGCCGGCCGCGCATCCTGGTCGCCAAGATGGGCCAGGACGGGCACGACCGCGGCCAGAAGGTGATCGCGACCGCGTTCGCCGACCTCGGCTTCGACGTGGACGTCGGCCCGCTGTTCCAGACCCCGGAGGAGGTCGCGCGCCAGGCCGTCGAGGCCGACGTGCACATCGTCGGGGTGTCGTCGCTGGCCGCCGGGCACCTCACGCTGGTGCCCGCGCTGCGCTCGGCGCTGGCGGAACTGGACCGCGAGGACATCATGATCGTGGTCGGCGGCGTGATCCCGCCCCAGGACTTCGACGCGCTGCGCGAGGCGGGCGCGTCGGCGATCTTCCCGCCCGGCACGGTCATCGCCGACGCGGCGGGCGACCTGCTGCGCAGGCTCGCCGAGCAGCTGGGCCACGACGACCTGCCGGGACGAGATGGCTAGGCCGGTCGACGTCGGCGCGTACGCCAAGGGCGTGCTCGCCGGCAACCGCGGCACGCTGGCGCGGGCCATCACGCTGGTCGAGTCGACCCGCCCGGACCACCGCGCGTCGGCGCAGGAGCTGCTGGTCGAACTGCTCCCGCACTCGGGCCGCGCGCACCGCGTCGGCATCACCGGCGTGCCCGGCGTGGGCAAGTCGACGTTCATCGACGCGTTCGGGTCGATGCTGACCGCCCGGGGCCACCGGGTGGCGGTGCTGGCGGTCGACCCGTCGTCCACCCGCACCGGCGGCTCGATCCTCGGCGACAAGACCCGGATGGCGCGGCTCGCGGTCGACGAGGCGGCGTTCATCCGGCCGTCGCCGACCTCCGGCACGCTCGGCGGCGTGGCCAAGGCGACCCGCGAGTCGATCGTGCTGGTCGAAGCCGCGGGCTACGACGTGGTGCTCGTCGAAACGGTCGGCGTGGGCCAGTCCGAGGTCGCCGTGGCCGACATGACCGACTGCTCGCTGCTGCTCACCCTCGCCCGCACCGGCGACCAGCTCCAGGGCATCAAGAAGGGCGTGCTGGAGCTGGCCGACGTGATCGCGGTGAACAAGGCCGACGGCCCGCACGAGCCGGACGCCCGCAAGGCCGCCCGCGAGCTGGCCGGCGCGCTGCGGCTGCTGCGCCCGCCGGACGCGCCGTGGCACCCGCCCGTGCTCACGTGCAGCGGGCTGGACGGCTCCGGGCTCGACACCGTGTGGGAGCAGGTCACCCGGCACCGGGACACCCTGGAGGAGGACGGCGGGCTGGCCGAGCGGCGCCGCCGCCAGCAGGTCGACTGGACCTGGGCCATGGTGCACGACCAGCTGCTCACGAGCCTGCGCGCGGCGCCCGGCGTGCGCTCGGTCGTGCCCGAGGTGGAACGGCAGGTGCGCGCCGGCGAGCTGACCGCCACGCTGGCCGCCGAACGGATCCTGGCCGCGTTCCGCGCGCAGGCATGAGGGCCCGGAGCAGGGACGGAACGAGTTCTTTCGCTCACCGCACGTGAACGAATGCCGGTTTGGATGACCACCGACAGTGGTAACCACGAAAGGCGGTGGCTAGGCTTGGCGTTCATGTGGCGATCTGTGCTCGCGGTGTGCCTGTTCGTGCTGACCGGTGTCCTCACCGTGTCGGGCACAGGCGTAGCCGCGACGACAGCGCCCCACTTCGCGGCCCAGCCGACGCAGACCCTCGAGCCCGGTGCCACCGTCCAGCCGGAGGGCACCGTGCCGCCCGGCCCGGACCTCGACGCGCCCCAGGAGCAGCAGCCCGCCTCGGGCGACGAGACCCGGCGGAAGCTGTGGATCGGCGGTATCGCGGTGCTGCTGTTCGCCCTCGTGTACTGGCGCAACAAGAAGCGGTGGTCGAAGTGGAAGGCCGGGCGCAAGTCCGGGTGATTCCCAGCCAGTGGGAACACTGAGGCGGCATGTGGTCGCCTCTTAGCATGGCCTGCGTGAGCGCGCACGGCCGCGCGGACGTGATCGGTCTGACCGAAAATCGCGCACCGCTCGGCGCATCGCCGCGACCGGTTGCCGGTTGATCAACCAGGGGTGCGACGTGCCCGCCGGACCGTGATGCAGGATGGACGCAATGGGTACCGACATCAAGATGAGCACACGCTCCGCCGTCGAGCGGTACTCGGATGCGCTGGTGGGCCTCTCCCGCAGCATCCACGCGGAGCCCGAGCCGGCGTTCGCCGAGCACCGCAGCGCGGCCAAGGTCGCCGACCTGCTGGCCGCCGAGGGCTTCGAGGTGGACCGCGGCGTCGCGGACCTGGAGACGGCGTTCACCGCCTCGTTCGGCACCGGCGAGCTGGTGCTGGGGCTGTGCGCGGAGTACGACGCGCTGCCCGAGATCGGCCACGCGTGCGGGCACAACGTCATCGCCGCCGCGTCGACCGGGGCGGCGCTCGCGCTGCGCGACCTGGCCGACGAGCTGGGCCTCACCATCCGGGTGATCGGCACCCCCGCCGAGGAGGTCGGCGGCGGCAAGGTGCTGATGCTCGAACGCGGGGTATTCGACGACGTGGCGTTCTCGATGATGGTGCACCCGGCCCCCTACGAGGCCGTGGCCGCGCGTTCGCTCGCGATCACCGACGTCGAGGTGCACTACACCGGCAAGCCGTCGCACGCCGCCGCCGCGCCCCACCTGGGGGTGAACGCCGCCGACGCGATCACGGTCGCCCAGGTCGCCATCGGGCTCGCCCGCCAGCACCTGGAGCCGGGCCAGATGGTCAGCGGCATCGTCACCCGCGGCGGCACCGTGCCCAACATCGTGCCCGCGCGCACGTCGGCGATGTTCGACCTGCGCGCCGACGACCTCGACTCGCTGCGCCGGCTGGAGGAGCGGATGAACCGCTGCTTCGAGGCCGGCGCCGTCGCCACCGGCTGCACCCACGAGGTCGTGAAGGTCTCCCCGGTGTACGCCGAGCTGACCCCGGACCCGTGGCTCGCGGACGCCTACCGGCGTGCCGCGATCGAGCTGGGCAGGCATCCGTTGAGCCCCGAGGAGGAGCTCAAGGAGAAGATCGGCAGCACCGACATGGGCAACATCACCCGTGCGCTGCCGGCCATCCACCCGACCATCGCCATCGACTGCGGAGACGCGGTGAACCACCAAATCGAGTTCGCGACCGCCTGTGCGTCGGCCTCGGCCGACCGAGCTGTGCTCGACGGGGCGCTCGCACTCGCCTGGACCTCTATTTCC
It contains:
- the scpA gene encoding methylmalonyl-CoA mutase; this encodes MIPNFADVELGEPATTADAARWHAALQEATGKGADALAWETPEGIGVKPVYTAADTEGLDFLETYPGIAPFLRGPYPTMYVNQPWTIRQYAGFSTAEESNAFYRRNLAAGQKGLSVAFDLATHRGYDSDHPRVAGDVGMAGVAIDSIYDMRQLFDGIPLDRMSVSMTMNGAVLPILALYVVAAEEQGVAPEQLAGTIQNDILKEFMVRNTYIYPPKPSMRIISDIFAFTSRRMPKFNSISISGYHMQEAGATADLELAYTLADGVEYLRAGRDAGLDIDAFAPRLSFFWAVGMNFFMEVAKMRAARLLWAKLVKGFDPKSPKSLSLRTHCQTSGWSLTAQDVFNNVARTCVEAMAATQGHTQSLHTNALDEALALPTDFSARIARNTQLLLQQESGTTRVIDPWGGSAFVERLTHDLARRAWSHITEVEAAGGMAQAIDAGIPKLRIEEAAARTQARIDSGRQPVIGVNKYQVEFDEKIDVLKVDNAGVRAQQLAKLARLRAERDQSGVDSALTALTDAAGSDGNLLELAIAAARAKATVGEISEALGKVWGRHSAQIRTITGVYREEAGSVSDVEATREVVEAFAEAEGRRPRILVAKMGQDGHDRGQKVIATAFADLGFDVDVGPLFQTPEEVARQAVEADVHIVGVSSLAAGHLTLVPALRSALAELDREDIMIVVGGVIPPQDFDALREAGASAIFPPGTVIADAAGDLLRRLAEQLGHDDLPGRDG
- the meaB gene encoding methylmalonyl Co-A mutase-associated GTPase MeaB, producing MARPVDVGAYAKGVLAGNRGTLARAITLVESTRPDHRASAQELLVELLPHSGRAHRVGITGVPGVGKSTFIDAFGSMLTARGHRVAVLAVDPSSTRTGGSILGDKTRMARLAVDEAAFIRPSPTSGTLGGVAKATRESIVLVEAAGYDVVLVETVGVGQSEVAVADMTDCSLLLTLARTGDQLQGIKKGVLELADVIAVNKADGPHEPDARKAARELAGALRLLRPPDAPWHPPVLTCSGLDGSGLDTVWEQVTRHRDTLEEDGGLAERRRRQQVDWTWAMVHDQLLTSLRAAPGVRSVVPEVERQVRAGELTATLAAERILAAFRAQA
- a CDS encoding M20 family metallopeptidase; the encoded protein is MGTDIKMSTRSAVERYSDALVGLSRSIHAEPEPAFAEHRSAAKVADLLAAEGFEVDRGVADLETAFTASFGTGELVLGLCAEYDALPEIGHACGHNVIAAASTGAALALRDLADELGLTIRVIGTPAEEVGGGKVLMLERGVFDDVAFSMMVHPAPYEAVAARSLAITDVEVHYTGKPSHAAAAPHLGVNAADAITVAQVAIGLARQHLEPGQMVSGIVTRGGTVPNIVPARTSAMFDLRADDLDSLRRLEERMNRCFEAGAVATGCTHEVVKVSPVYAELTPDPWLADAYRRAAIELGRHPLSPEEELKEKIGSTDMGNITRALPAIHPTIAIDCGDAVNHQIEFATACASASADRAVLDGALALAWTSISAATDGAQRSRLLAGVA